The DNA segment ACTATTTCAGCCTGCCGGATGCCGCGAAAAGCCTGGGCAATATCGACCAGTTGCCGATGTCGCTGAAAGTCCTGCTGGAAAACCTGCTGCGCTGGGAAGATGAAAAAACTGTCACCGGTGCCGACCTCAAGGCCATTGCCGCGTGGCTCAAGGAGCGTCGCTCCGACCGGGAAATCCAGTACCGCCCGGCCCGGGTATTGATGCAAGACTTTACCGGCGTACCCGCCGTGGTCGACCTCGCCGCCATGCGCGCGGCGATGGCCAAGGCCGGCGGCGACCCGCAGCGGATCAACCCGTTGTCGCCGGTGGACCTGGTGATCGACCACTCGGTGATGGTCGACAAATTCGCCACCCCGAGCGCCTTCGAACAGAACGTCGACATCGAGATGCAGCGTAACGGTGAACGCTACGCTTTTCTGCGTTGGGGCCAGAGTGCCTTCGACAACTTCAGCGTGGTGCCACCGGGCACCGGGATCTGCCACCAGGTCAACCTCGAATACCTCGGGCGCACGGTGTGGACCAAGGATGAGGACGGCCGCACCTACGCGTTCCCCGACACCCTGGTCGGCACCGACTCCCACACCACCATGATCAATGGCCTCGGCGTACTCGGCTGGGGCGTTGGCGGGATCGAGGCGGAAGCCGCGATGCTCGGCCAACCGGTGTCAATGCTGATTCCGGAAGTGATCGGTTTCAAACTCACCGGCAAGCTCAAGGAAGGCATCACCGCCACCGACCTGGTGCTGACCGTCACGCAGATGCTGCGCAAGAAAGGTGTGGTCGGCAAATTCGTCGAATTCTACGGTGACGGCCTCGCCGATCTGCCACTGGCCGACCGCGCGACCATCGCCAACATGGCCCCGGAATACGGCGCGACCTGTGGCTTCTTCCCGGTCGATGACGTCACTCTGGAATACCTGCGCCTGTCCGGTCGCCCGGCCGAAGTGGTGAAACTGGTCGAGGCCTACACCAAGGCTCAGGGCCTGTGGCGCCTGCCCGGCCAGGAACCGGTGTTCACCGACAGCCTGGCGCTGGACATGGGCAGCGTCGAAGCCAGCCTCGCCGGGCCGAAACGCCCACAGGACCGGGTCTCCCTGCCGAATGTGGCGCAGGCCTTCAGTGATTTCATGGACCTGCAATTCAAGCCCACCAGCAAGGAAGAAGGTCGCCTGGAAAGCGAGGGTGGTGGTGGCGTGGCCGTGGGCAACGCCGATCTGATCGGCGAAACCGAGTACGAATACGAAGGCCACACCTACCGCTTGAAAAACGGCGCAGTGGTGATCGCCGCGATCACCTCGTGCACCAACACCTCGAACCCGAGCGTGATGATGGCGGCCGGTCTGCTGGCGAAAAAAGCCGTGGAGAAAGGCCTGACCCGCAAGCCGTGGGTGAAGAGTTCGCTGGCACCCGGCTCGAAAGTGGTCACCGACTACTACAAGGCTGCGGGGCTGACGCAATACCTTGATCAACTCGGGTTCTCGCTGGTCGGTTATGGCTGCACCACCTGTATCGGCAACTCCGGGCCGTTGCCGGAGCCGATCGAAAAAGCCATTCAGAAAGCCGACCTCACCGTGGCGTCGGTGCTGTCCGGCAACCGCAACTTCGAAGGCAGGGTGCATCCGCTGGTCAAGACCAACTGGCTGGCCTCGCCACCGCTGGTGGTCGCCTACGCCCTGGCCGGCAGCGTACGCACCGACATCAGCAGCGAGCCGCTGGGTAAGGACCAGCAAGGCAATCCGGTGTACCTGCGGGATATCTGGCCGAGCAGCAAGGAAATCGCCGACGCGGTCAGCCAGGTCAACACCGCGATGTTCCACAAGGAATACGCCGAAGTGTTTGCCGGCGACGAGCAATGGCAAGCGATCGAGGTGCCGCAAGCCGCCACCTATGTGTGGCAGGACGATTCGACCTACATCCAGCATCCACCGTTTTTCGACGACATTTCCGGCCCGTTGCCGGTGATCACTGACGTCAAAGGCGCTCGGGTTCTGGCGCTGCTGGGCGATTCGGTGACCACCGACCACATCTCCCCTGCGGGCAACATCAAGGCTGACAGCCCGGCCGGGCGCTATCTGCGCGAGAAAGGCGTGGAACCGCGGGACTTCAACTCCTACGGCTCACGGCGCGGCAACCACGAAGTGATGATGCGCGGCACGTTCGCCAACATCCGCATTCGTAACGAGATGCTCGGCGGCGAAGAAGGTGGCAACACGATCTACATCCCGAGCGGCGAGAAAATGCCGATTTACGATGCGGCCATGCTGTATCAGGCCTCGGGCACGCCGCTGGTGGTGATCGCCGGTCAGGAGTACGGCACCGGCTCCAGCCGTGACTGGGCAGCAAAAGGCACCAACCTGCTGGGAGTCAAAGCGGTTATCGCTGAAAGCTTCGAGCGCATCCACCGTTCCAACCTGGTGGGCATGGGCGTGTTGCCGCTGCAGTTCAAGCTCGATCAGAACCGCAAGAGCCTTAACCTCACCGGCAAGGAAACCCTGGATATTCAGGGCCTGACCGGCGTCGAGCTGACGCCCCGCATGAACCTGACGTTGGTGATCACCCGTGAAGACGGGCGGCAGGAGAAAATCGAAGTGCTGTGCCGCATCGATACATTGAATGAGGTGGAGTACTTCAAGTCGGGTGGCATCCTGCACTACGTGCTGCGGCAGCTGATTGCCTCTTGATTGCTTGATTCCTGTGGTGAGGGGATTCATCCCTGATGGACTGCGCAGCAGGCCCTTTTTTGGGGTCGCTTCGCTACCCATCGGGGATAAATCCCCTCGCTACAGGTGCTCGACACAAGCCTTCAGCACTTTTCTCCAGGCGAAAAAAAACCCGCCGAAGCGGGTTTTTCCCAAGACCATTATCGACTCCCTGTCGGCAGCGATCCTTGCTAATGGTCGATCATCCGTGATCCTGAAACACTCCCTGTGTCTCAGTTGATGGGTGTAGATTACGCCGTGGATCCAATCGGCAATAGTCGCAAAAGCTACCAACGCGTGTAAGACATTCGCTATACAGGCACTTCCGAAAACCCTTACCCCCTTCAGGCATCCAGCAGGCAAGCCGCGATTCGCGCGATCTGTAGCTGCCCGGCGGCCTGCTGCTGCGCGTCGTCTTCGAGAAACCACGCCGCGGACAACCCGGCGAACGCCAGCACCCACTGCAGCAAGCGTCGGCGATCAAGCCCGGAAGCCTCGACAATCACTTCGAGCTGACGGCGCAAACGCTGCGGCTCGCCAGCCGTCGGCAGATCCGGATTGCAGATCAGGTTCGCGTAGTCATAACCACGCTCGCCACGGACCCGTTTGGGATCAATCGCCAGCCAGCCGTGTGCACCGAAATCGAGAACGTTGTCGTGGTGCATGTCACCGTGCAGCACCACTACGTCCTGCGGGTCAGCGAGCAAGGCTTCAGCCGTTTGCAGGCTCAGGACATAGGTCCCGCCCTGTTCGGCGGCGGCCACCCGCAGCGAGGCGAACCACGGCGTCAGCTCTACCAGCGGCGGTGGCGGCGTCGAACGCGGCGCATGCAAGCGCGCCAGTGTCGCGCACATGATCCGCGTGGCCTCGTCGTCTTCACCGTTGAGCGCCATGTGCATCAGCGAACGCCGGCCCATGGCCCGTTCCAGCAACAAACCTTCCTCGTGATGGGCCAGCACTCGCGCGGCGCCGTCACCGTCCCACCAGGTCATCAACTGATTGCCGAATTGCTCGTCTGTATCCAGCGCAACCTTGAGCATCGCCGGCGTGTCGCCGAAACGTACCGGAAACAGGCGACTGCCCGGGGTAATGATCGGTTCACCGTCCGGTACCAGCGCCCAGCATTGCAACCAGGGTGCGAAGATTGCGCAGTCAGTCACCGTCACGCTCGCGAGTCTTGGCGCTTTCGGCGAGAAACTGTTCAAGCCGGCTCAGTTGTTCCTCCCAGCCACGGCTGTCCATGTAGTACGCCTCCTTTTGGCGCACGTCGGGAATATGCGCAAAACCGGACTCAGACACCTTGAGCAAGGTACCGTCCTCGTAATCCTGCAGGTCGAACTTGACCAGCGTCGTCGGTTCCTGGGAATAGTCGATGCTCGGGTTGACCGCGTACGGGTGCCAGCGAAACGAAAACAACTGCTGCGGCTCGACCCGCTCGACCAACACGTTCCACAACACATGTTCATAACCCGGATAGGTGACCTGCCCTTGCGTCCATTCCCCGGCAATGAACCGCCTGCCCTCCAGCGCCACGCCAAACCACTGGCCAAACGCCTCGGCATCGACCAGTGCGCGCCAGACATAGGAACGCGGCGCCTTCAGCTTGATTTTGCGTTCGAAACTATTGGGTACCGGTTTCATAAGTCACCTCCTGTTCTGAACAGTAGGCTTGTATGACCACATGTCCAACCTGAAGTTGTATCAAAGCAGTGCAACTGTGCAGCATGGGGAAACATTCGGCGGCATTTCCGCTGGTTGAATCCAGCGCTCTCCGCCGATGAACCTGTTACCTTTTCCTGCGAAATGGAAACAAACAAGGACGAACCATGCAGCCATCCCTCTCCGAACGTTATCGCGGCGCTCTCCTCGGCCTTGCCTGTGGCGATGCTGTCGGGACCACGGTGGAATTCAAGCCGCGGGGCTCATTCCAGCCACTGACGGACATGGTCGGTGGCGGCCCCTTTCACTTGAAGCCAGGGCAATGGACGGATGACACTTCGATGGCGCTGTGCCTGGCGGAAAGTCTGCTGAGCAAAAACACCTTCGATGCGGCTGACCAGATGGGGCGCTATCTGAACTGGTGGAAATGGGGCTATCTCAGCTCCACCGGTGATTGTTTCGATATCGGCACGACGGTCAGCCAGGCGCTGTCGCAGTATCAACAAACCGGTCAGCCCTTTGCGGGATCTGCCGACCCGTTTACCGCCGGCAACGGTTCACTGATGCGCCTGGTGCCGGTGGTGCTGTTTTACTTTCCTGATGCCCGGCTGATCCGCCAGTTCGCCACCGACAGTTCGCGGACGACTCACGGCGCGCCCGAAGCCATCGAATGCTGTCAATTGCTTGCCGAGGTGATCAGCAAAACCCTGCTCGGCGCCTCCAAGTCAGAATTGCGCAAACTGCCAGACTCAAGCTTCGCTCAAGCGAAAGTCGCAGCCATCACCCGGGGTGATTACCTCACAAAGTCGGCGGACGAAATCCGTGGTAGCGGCTACTGCGTCGAGTCTTTGGAAGCGGCACTGTGGTGTTTTCATCACACCGACAGTTTCGCCGCAGCGATTCTGCAAGCGGCCAACCTGGGCGATGACGCCGACACCACGGCCGCCATCGTGGGACAAGTGGCCGGCGCCTATTACGGCGTTCGGGCAATTCCTGCCCACTGGCTGGAAATGCTCCATGACGGCGAGGAGATTGCGGCCACCGCAGATCGCCTGCTCGAAGCCTCCCGGCTACGCGTGCCTGAATAGAAGCCCCAGAGTCGCTAAACTGCACTTTCATCCGACACAGTGAGATTCCCCCATGTCCCCACACTTGCTTCTGGCCCTGACACCCTTTCTGTTCACCCCCCTCGCCCACGCGAGCGTCGACTGCGCCAATGCCAGCGATCAGGCGACCCTGAACCAGTGTGCCGGTCAGGAACTCAAGGCGGCGGACAAGGAACTGAATACGGTGTATCAGCAGATTACCGGTCGTTTGAAGGACAACCCTGACAGTAAGAAGCTGCTGGTGGGTGCGCAGCGAGCGTGGATCGGGTTTCGCGATGCCGAGTGCAAGTTTTCGGCATCCGGAGTCGAAGGCGGGAGTGTTTATCCGTTGATCTACAGCAATTGCCTGACCGCGGTGACCAAGGTGCGGGTCGAGGCGCTGAAGCAATATTTGAAGTGTCAGGAGGGTGACATGAGTTGCCCGGTGCCCGGGGCCTGATTTTGTAGGGGGTTCGGTCTTGCCGATAGATTTGTTGATTTCACACTTGGATCGCCTTCGGCGCGCTCGCCAGCGAGTCGACTCCCCGGACCATTACAAATAATTGGTCGAAACCGCGGCAGAAGAGGATGCCGCGGCAAACCAATCAAAATTAATTATTGTAATTAGATAATTTTTAATCGAAAATTCGCTACCAAATTGTAACAACCAGGAATTTTCATGAGTACTCACATCAACGGATTGGCGCTGCAGCGCATGCATTGGATCGGGCTGCTGGCAGCGTTTCTCGTCTGGGTTCTGGGTGTGACGGAGGTCGGCGGCAACGCGACGATCTGGTTCTTCAAAAAAGATGAAATGCTGGCGGGCCTGCTCTATGCCTTTGCAGAAGGCTCGCCGCAATTGCTTGACCCGTTTGTCGAAGGCGCGCTGCTTGATCCCGACACTTGGCTGTCGTCAATGGTCACTGCGCTGATCGTTTTTCTGGATTTCCTGCCCGTTGTCCTGTCGGCTTACGCGTTATGGCTGACCGGGTTGTTTTTCTTGCGCTTGTCACGCGGCGAAACCTGGACCGATCGCAATATCGGAGTCCTGTGGCGCGTGGGGGTGCTGTGCATCGTTTCTCCGGCGGCTTACCCGCTGGTAGAGACTTTGCAAGGTCTGGCTTTGTCGATCGATCTGCCGCCGGGGGATCGTATTTTTCAGTTCTCGATCGGCCTGTCTTCCTCTTCTGCCTACGAGATAATCAAAGGCGTATTGCTCTGTTCGTTTTCAATTATCATGCGCGATGCAAAAGTACTCAGCGATGAGCAAAGTCAATACATATAGAACAACATAATGACCATTATCGTCCGCCTTGACGTTGTCATGGCCACGCAAAAAATTCGCTCGAAAGAGTTAGCGGCCCTGCTCGGGATCACCGAGGCCAACCTGTCATTGCTGAAAAACGGCAAAGTCAAAGGTGTGAAGATGGCAACTCTGGACAAGCTCTGCGCTGCGCTCGATTGCCAACCGGGCGATCTGCTGGAATACCAGAAAGACTGAGACTTTCCTCTGACGGCGAGTTGTTTATCGCAAGTCCCATTCGTTTAACTCTTACTCAATCCTTAGTTTCAAGGCGGCTTTGTCATGTCCCGTTATTTGTTATGCGCGCTGTTATTGCTGACAGCGTCACTCAGCGGCTGCGCCACACAACTTGACGTAGCACTCAATGCAATACCTGATCCGGACTATCAGTTCGACCGAAAGGCAACCGTACTGGTGACCTCGACCAACAGCGCCGATGAGAACGCACTGAATGCCCGCTACTATCTTCGCGACATGGTCAACGCACTGAAAGACAGGGGCTTCCAGGAGGTCTATACCGACGCCAGCCTGCCCAGGAATCATGCAACGATCAAAATGACCATCAGTCTCGATATCGGCAGCCGGCAAGTTTCTTACCGCTATACGGCCACCGACTATGGGCAAGTGCCAACCAGCACGACGACCGTATGCAAGAACACCAAAAAGAAAGATGACCGACTGACCTGCACCAGTAAGCCCAACACGACCTATGGCCCGGTGGGTACTTCAGAGCGGATCGGCTACACCACCCTGAGCACTTTCATTGCCACCGCCCGGGATGAGGTGAGCAAACGCACTGTGTATCTGCTGCGGGCGTCGTCTTATAACGAGGACTGTCAGGCCGCCAAGGTCGAAGCGTTTCTGGTCGAGCAAGGCCTGCAGAACCTGAATTTTCAGGACCGCCTGCAACGCAACTACAGCGTCACGATGCCCGAGGGTTACAGCTGCAAATAGTCAGTTGCCCAAACGTCTGTCTCGACAGCTTCACAGCGCAGCCGATGTGAGCCGGCGCTGTGAAGCTGATCCAGGTTACACGTGCGGATCACCCGGCGGCTTGGCGGGCGCCGCGTATTGCGGCTTGAGGTGGCCATCCTGATCCAGTAACCAGGCGTCCATGATCTGCCGCACCACAGGGCCGGCCACTCGGCCACCGGCCTCACCGTTTTCGATCATCACCGAGATGGCGATCTTCGGGTGCTCTGCCGGAGCAAAGCCGACAAACAAGGCATTGTCGCGATGCCGTTCAAGGGTTTTCTCACGGTTGTAACGCTCACCCTGCTTGATCGCCACCACTTGCGCAGTACCGCTCTTACCGGCAATGCGATACTGCGCACCGGCCGCTGCGGCGCGCGCGATACCCCGGGCATCGTGCATCACCATCTGCATGCCGTGGTTGACCTGATCCCAGTCGCGCGGGTTCTTCAGCAGGATATTCGGCATCGGATGCTCGTCGACCGGCGCCACGCCATCGACTGTCTTCGCCAGGTGCGGACGATTCCATACGCCCTTGTTGGCGATCAGTGCGGTGGCCTGAGCCAGTTGTAGCGGCGTAACCTGCATGTAGCCCTGCCCAATCCCGAGGATCACCGTTTCCCCCGGGAACCAGGCCTGACGGCGTGTTGCGCGTTTCCAGGCCTGAGACGGCATCAAACCGGGCGACTCTTCGAACATATCCAGCGAGACTTTTTCGCCAAGGCCAAACATTGCCATGTAGTCGTGCAGGCGATCGATGCCGAGCTTGTGCGCCAGATCGTAGAAGTAGGTGTCGTTGGAACGCATGATCGCCGCGTCCATGTCCACCCAGCCATCGCCGCTGTGGTTCCAGTTGCGGTACTTGTGATCAAAGTCGGGGAGTTGGTAATAACCCGGGTCGAAAACACGGGTCTGCGGGGTCACGACGCCGGCATCGAGACCGGCAATCGCCACTTCCGGCTTGATGGTCGAGCCCGGCGCATACAGGCCGCGCAGCACGCGGTTGAACAGCGGTCGGTCGATGGAGTCGCGTAGCGCCGAATACTCCTTGGAGCTGATGCCGGTGACGAACAGATTCGGGTCGAAACTCGGGTTGCTGACCATGGCCAGCACCTCACCGGTGGACGGATCAAGCGCCACCACCGAACCACGACGATCCCCCAGTGCCGCTTCGGCAGCTTCCTGCAGCTTGACGTCGAGACTGAGCACGATGTTTTTGCCAGGGACCGGATCGGTGTGCTTGAGCACCCGCAACACTCGGCCCTGGGCGTTGGTCTCAACTTCTTCATAGCCTACGTGGCCGTGCAGCTGCGCTTCGTAGAAGCGTTCGATGCCGGTTTTGCCGATGGATTGGGTGCCGCGATACTCCACCGAGTCGAGGGTTTTGGACTCTTTCTCGTTGATCCGGCCAACGTAGCCGATTGAATGCGCGAAGTGCGGCCCCAGCGGGTAATGCCGAACGAACTGCGGCTCGACATCGAGGCCCGGCAAACGGAACTCGTTGACTGCCAACACGGCGATCTGTTCTTCCGTCAGTTCGTAGAACAGTGTCACCGGGGTAAATGGATGACGGGACTGCTTCATTGCCTTATCGAAAACCGTGCGATCCTCAGCGGGCAGATGCAGGAGATTGATCACCTCGTCCAGCTCCTGATTGACATCAGTGGCGCGTTCGCGGGTGATCACCAGGTTGTAACTGGGTCGGTTATCAGCGAGCAGCACGCCATTACGGTCGTAGATCAAGCCTCTTGTCGGCGGGATCGGCAAGACATGCACGCGGTTGTTTTCAGAGATGGTCGAGTGGTAGTCGTATTCAACCACTTGCAGGATGTACAGGCGTACCACCAGCGCGCAACTGATGGCAAAGACGAACAGAGCGCAGGCAATCAACCGCTTGTTGACCAAGCGCGTCTCTTTTTCGTGATCTTTGATCGGGATGGGTTCAGGCATTTCTACAGCAACTCTTTGACATAATTTGAGTGCCGATCCATGGGCATGACATCAGTCCGTTAAAAAACGAGCTGCACCATACCAAAAACCGAGTGGTCACTTCAGAAGGATTTTGCCCAACGGCAGTCCTAGCGACGGTTGGAGCGCGCGTGCCGTGTGATTCTGGCGATCAAACCACTTTCCTGCGGGCAAAACAAAACCCCAACTGCTTTCGCAATTGGGGTTTCGGAATTTAATCTTGACGATGACCTACTCTCACATGGGGAAACCCCACACTACCATCGGCGATGCATCGTTTCACTTCTGAGTTCGGGATGGGATCAGGTGGTTCCAACGCTCTATGGTCGTCAAGAAATTCGGGTACTGACTCGTGACCGGTTGGCCTCGCTTCAGCAAATCGGGTATGTGATACAGGTGTTTGTGAGCATCGCGAACTTTCGGTTCATTGCGTCTTCACACACCGCAATCTGGTCTCTTTCGAGCATTCAGATTGCTTGGGTGTTATATGGTCAAGCCTCACGGGCAATTAGTATTGGTTAGCTCAACGCCTCACAGCGCTTACACACCCAACCTATCAACGTCGTAGTCTTCGACGGCCCTTCAGGGAACTCAAGGTTCCAGTGAGATCTCATCTTGAGGCAAGTTTCCCGCTTAGATGCTTTCAGCGGTTATCTTTCCCGAACATAGCTACCCGGCAATGCCACTGGCGTGACAACCGGAACACCAGAGGTTCGTCCACTCCGGTCCTCTCGTACTAGGAGCAGCCCCTCTCAAATCTCAAACGTCCACGGCAGATAGGGACCGAACTGTCTCACGACGTTCTAAACCCAGCTCGCGTACCACTTTAAATGGCGAACAGCCATACCCTTGGGACCGGCTTCAGCCCCAGGATGTGATGAGCCGACATCGAGGTGCCAAACACCGCCGTCGATATGAACTCTTGGGCGGTATCAGCCTGTTATCCCCGGAGTACCTTTTATCCGTTGAGCGATGGCCCTTCCATACAGAACCACCGGATCACTAAGACCTACTTTCGTACCTGCTCGACGTGTCTGTCTCGCAGTCAAGCGCGCTTTTGCCTTTATACTCTACGACCGATTTCCGACCGGTCTGAGCGCACCTTCGTACTCCTCCGTTACTCTTTAGGAGGAGACCGCCCCAGTCAAACTACCCACCATACACTGTCCTCGATCCGGATAACGGACCTGAGTTAGAACCTCAAAGTTGCCAGGGTGGTATTTCAAGGATGGCTCCACGCGAACTGGCGTCCACGCTTCAAAGCCTCCCACCTATCCTACACAAGCAAATTCAAAGTCCAGTGCAAAGCTATAGTAAAGGTTCACGGGGTCTTTCCGTCTAGCCGCGGATACACTGCATCTTCACAGCGATTTCAATTTCACTGAGTCTCGGGTGGAGACAGCGCCGCCATCGTTACGCCATTCGTGCAGGTCGGAACTTACCCGACAAGGAATTTCGCTACCTTAGGACCGTTATAGTTACGGCCGCCGTTTACCGGGGCTTCGATCAAGAGCTTCGCGTTAGCTAACCCCATCAATTAACCTTCCGGCACCGGGCAGGCGTCACACCCTATACGTCCACTTTCGTGTTTGCAGAGTGCTGTGTTTTTAATAAACAGTCGCAGCGGCCTGGTATCTTCGACCGGCATGAGCTTACGGAGCAAGTCCTTCACCCTCACCGGCGCACCTTCTCCCGAAGTTACGGTGCCATTTTGCCTAGTTCCTTCACCCGAGTTCTCTCAAGCGCCTTGGTATTCTCTACCCAACCACCTGTGTCGGTTTGGGGTACGGTTCCTGGTTACCTGAAGCTTAGAAGCTTTTCTTGGAAGCATGGCATCAACCACTTCGTCACCCAAAGGGTAACTCGTCATCAGCTCTCGGCCTTAAGATCCCGGATTTACCTAAGATCTCAGCCTACCACCTTAAACTTGGACAACCAACGCCAAGCTGGCCTAGCCTTCTCCGTCCCTCCATCGCAATAACCAGAAGTACAGGAATATTAACCTGTTTTCCATCGACTACGCTTTTCAGCCTCGCCTTAGGGACCGACTAACCCTGCGTCGATTAACGTTGCGCAGGAAACCTTGGTCTTTCGGCGTGGGTGTTTTTCACACCCATTGT comes from the Pseudomonas sp. RSB 5.4 genome and includes:
- the acnA gene encoding aconitate hydratase AcnA: MPSLDSLKTLKTLKVDEKTYHYFSLPDAAKSLGNIDQLPMSLKVLLENLLRWEDEKTVTGADLKAIAAWLKERRSDREIQYRPARVLMQDFTGVPAVVDLAAMRAAMAKAGGDPQRINPLSPVDLVIDHSVMVDKFATPSAFEQNVDIEMQRNGERYAFLRWGQSAFDNFSVVPPGTGICHQVNLEYLGRTVWTKDEDGRTYAFPDTLVGTDSHTTMINGLGVLGWGVGGIEAEAAMLGQPVSMLIPEVIGFKLTGKLKEGITATDLVLTVTQMLRKKGVVGKFVEFYGDGLADLPLADRATIANMAPEYGATCGFFPVDDVTLEYLRLSGRPAEVVKLVEAYTKAQGLWRLPGQEPVFTDSLALDMGSVEASLAGPKRPQDRVSLPNVAQAFSDFMDLQFKPTSKEEGRLESEGGGGVAVGNADLIGETEYEYEGHTYRLKNGAVVIAAITSCTNTSNPSVMMAAGLLAKKAVEKGLTRKPWVKSSLAPGSKVVTDYYKAAGLTQYLDQLGFSLVGYGCTTCIGNSGPLPEPIEKAIQKADLTVASVLSGNRNFEGRVHPLVKTNWLASPPLVVAYALAGSVRTDISSEPLGKDQQGNPVYLRDIWPSSKEIADAVSQVNTAMFHKEYAEVFAGDEQWQAIEVPQAATYVWQDDSTYIQHPPFFDDISGPLPVITDVKGARVLALLGDSVTTDHISPAGNIKADSPAGRYLREKGVEPRDFNSYGSRRGNHEVMMRGTFANIRIRNEMLGGEEGGNTIYIPSGEKMPIYDAAMLYQASGTPLVVIAGQEYGTGSSRDWAAKGTNLLGVKAVIAESFERIHRSNLVGMGVLPLQFKLDQNRKSLNLTGKETLDIQGLTGVELTPRMNLTLVITREDGRQEKIEVLCRIDTLNEVEYFKSGGILHYVLRQLIAS
- a CDS encoding aminoglycoside phosphotransferase family protein, whose protein sequence is MTVTDCAIFAPWLQCWALVPDGEPIITPGSRLFPVRFGDTPAMLKVALDTDEQFGNQLMTWWDGDGAARVLAHHEEGLLLERAMGRRSLMHMALNGEDDEATRIMCATLARLHAPRSTPPPPLVELTPWFASLRVAAAEQGGTYVLSLQTAEALLADPQDVVVLHGDMHHDNVLDFGAHGWLAIDPKRVRGERGYDYANLICNPDLPTAGEPQRLRRQLEVIVEASGLDRRRLLQWVLAFAGLSAAWFLEDDAQQQAAGQLQIARIAACLLDA
- a CDS encoding SRPBCC family protein, whose product is MKPVPNSFERKIKLKAPRSYVWRALVDAEAFGQWFGVALEGRRFIAGEWTQGQVTYPGYEHVLWNVLVERVEPQQLFSFRWHPYAVNPSIDYSQEPTTLVKFDLQDYEDGTLLKVSESGFAHIPDVRQKEAYYMDSRGWEEQLSRLEQFLAESAKTRERDGD
- a CDS encoding ADP-ribosylglycohydrolase family protein; translated protein: MQPSLSERYRGALLGLACGDAVGTTVEFKPRGSFQPLTDMVGGGPFHLKPGQWTDDTSMALCLAESLLSKNTFDAADQMGRYLNWWKWGYLSSTGDCFDIGTTVSQALSQYQQTGQPFAGSADPFTAGNGSLMRLVPVVLFYFPDARLIRQFATDSSRTTHGAPEAIECCQLLAEVISKTLLGASKSELRKLPDSSFAQAKVAAITRGDYLTKSADEIRGSGYCVESLEAALWCFHHTDSFAAAILQAANLGDDADTTAAIVGQVAGAYYGVRAIPAHWLEMLHDGEEIAATADRLLEASRLRVPE
- a CDS encoding lysozyme inhibitor LprI family protein, whose amino-acid sequence is MSPHLLLALTPFLFTPLAHASVDCANASDQATLNQCAGQELKAADKELNTVYQQITGRLKDNPDSKKLLVGAQRAWIGFRDAECKFSASGVEGGSVYPLIYSNCLTAVTKVRVEALKQYLKCQEGDMSCPVPGA
- a CDS encoding helix-turn-helix transcriptional regulator, which codes for MTIIVRLDVVMATQKIRSKELAALLGITEANLSLLKNGKVKGVKMATLDKLCAALDCQPGDLLEYQKD
- the mrdA gene encoding penicillin-binding protein 2 produces the protein MPEPIPIKDHEKETRLVNKRLIACALFVFAISCALVVRLYILQVVEYDYHSTISENNRVHVLPIPPTRGLIYDRNGVLLADNRPSYNLVITRERATDVNQELDEVINLLHLPAEDRTVFDKAMKQSRHPFTPVTLFYELTEEQIAVLAVNEFRLPGLDVEPQFVRHYPLGPHFAHSIGYVGRINEKESKTLDSVEYRGTQSIGKTGIERFYEAQLHGHVGYEEVETNAQGRVLRVLKHTDPVPGKNIVLSLDVKLQEAAEAALGDRRGSVVALDPSTGEVLAMVSNPSFDPNLFVTGISSKEYSALRDSIDRPLFNRVLRGLYAPGSTIKPEVAIAGLDAGVVTPQTRVFDPGYYQLPDFDHKYRNWNHSGDGWVDMDAAIMRSNDTYFYDLAHKLGIDRLHDYMAMFGLGEKVSLDMFEESPGLMPSQAWKRATRRQAWFPGETVILGIGQGYMQVTPLQLAQATALIANKGVWNRPHLAKTVDGVAPVDEHPMPNILLKNPRDWDQVNHGMQMVMHDARGIARAAAAGAQYRIAGKSGTAQVVAIKQGERYNREKTLERHRDNALFVGFAPAEHPKIAISVMIENGEAGGRVAGPVVRQIMDAWLLDQDGHLKPQYAAPAKPPGDPHV